The Candidatus Nitrosocaldus cavascurensis genome segment TACTCCCTCCAAGGATAGGGGAGAGGATATCTGATCCCTTGAGGTTATACACAATAGATATATGCACTGTTATAGCAAACTTGGCTGGGATACCAGCACTCTCCATACCCTATAGCATGCATAATGGACTGCCAATAGGTATACAGTTCATGGCAAAGCATCTAGATGAGGCAACGTTATTAAGGATAGCATACTTGCTAGAGCATGTTAGAGGGAGCAAGGTTAAGAGGTGTGTGCTATGACCCAATCTGCAGATAAGGTAATGATAGGGCTTGAGATACACTGCCAGTTGACTGCTTTGAAGAGCAAACTCTTCTGCCCATGTCCAGCAGATTATAGAGGTAAGGAGCCTAACGTTAATGTATGCCCTATATGCCTTGGTATGCCTGGTACACTCCCATTACTCAACAGAAGGGCTGTAGAGTATGCTGTGATGCTTGCATTTGCATTAAACTGTAAGATAGCAAGCAGGATAGCATTCTACAGGAAGAACTACTTCTACCCTGATCTTCCAAAGAACTTCCAGATAACCCAGTACAATGCATATGAGCAGGCTAGTGTTGGTGCTGATGGCTACATGGAGTTGGATGATCCTAGTAGTAGTGATGGCATAGGTAAAGTGATAAGGATAAGGAGGATCCAACTTGAAGAGGACCCTGGAAGGCTTGTTTACGATGGTAGCATAGGTACATCAAACTATGCCCTTGTTGATTACAATAGGGCTGGTGTAGCACTTGTAGAGATAGTTACTGAGCCAGACTTCAATGCACCAAACGAGGTTAGGCTCTTCCTAAACAGGCTAGCATCGATACTTGAGCATCTAGGCATATGTAACCCTGCTCTTGATGGTGCTGTTAGGTGTGATGCAAATGTATCCATAGGAGGGCATGCAAGGGTTGAGATAAAGAACATCAACTCGTTCAGGGATGTTGAGAGGGCAATAGCATTTGAGATAGCAAGGCAGAGGAGCCTTACTGCTAGAGGTATAGAGGTGAGGAGTGAGACTAGGCATTGGGATGATGCTAGGAGGATAACTGTACAGGCTAGGGTAAAGGAGGAGGAAGAGGATTATAGATACTTCCCAGAGCCAGATATACCAAGCATGGTCTTGAGCAGTAGTGATCTAGATGCTATAAGAGCAGGGATGCCAGAGTTACCCCATGCAAGGATTGAGAGGTTTGTAAGGGTATATGCTCTAGCAAGGGATACTGCTAAGATACTGGTTGGTGAGAAGTATATTGCAGATCTATTCGAGGAGAGTATCAAGTACTATGGTAATGCTAGATCTATAGCAAACTGGATAGTTACTGATCTTAAAGGCTATCTGGAGAGGTATGGTGGTAGCAATAGTAGTAATGATGGTAGCAATAATAATAATAGTAGTAGAAAGAGTAGTGATGGTAGTGATAACAGCAGTAACGTTAACTATGCTGGAATCCTTACAAGGATTACCCCAAAGCATATAGCAGAACTTGCAGTACTTGTTGACTCTGGCAAGATAAATAGGACTATGGCAAAGCAGATAATGCAGAAGATGATCTCTACAGGGATGCTACCATCCACAATAATACAGGGTATGGATGATGTTGATATGCTTAGCAACAGGGATGAGTTAGCAGGTATAGTGGATAGGGTCATGGAGGAGGAGAGGAAGGCTGTCATGGATGCTATAAGCAATGAGAAGACACTCAACTACCTGCTAGGCAAGGTTATGAAGTACAGCAAGGGTAGAGCAGATCCAAAGTTGGTATTAAGCATATTAAAGGAGAGGATAGTAAATCTCAGATCAAACCAATGAATTAATATTAATTATAGGTAGAAATGAATGAAGGAAGGAAGAAAAAGATAGATTATGTTAGTTGTGTTGATCTTTTATGAGTACGCTGGATGCGTATGAGCAGGAGGTATCGTATCAGGTAGAGGATATTCCTATGCTTATGCAGGAGATGAAGAGTAGATGGTTGAGCAAGGAGGAGCAGTTAAATACACTGATAACTGGGAGTGGTGACTCATTTGCTGCTGTAATGCTGGCTGAGAGGCTATCAGGATTCAGGATTCAATGCATAGATCCTTTTGAACTATTAAGTATGATAGCATCTAGGAGGATACTCTACATAGTATCTGTCTCTGGCTCTACAAGAGCTGTGCTTGATGCCATGGATAGGGCACATAGGCATGGCATGAAGGTTGTTGCAATCACAGCAAATGCTGAGAGTAAGTTGGCTAGAGGTGCAGACTCTACCATCCTCATTAGATTCAAACGTACAGGTATGCTTACTGCAGGTAGCATAGGGTTTACTGCAAGCCTTGTAGCATCTGCATCACTTGCAGTTAACATGGATGATGTAAGTGTAGATGTTAAGGATGTATTTTC includes the following:
- a CDS encoding SIS domain-containing protein; amino-acid sequence: MSTLDAYEQEVSYQVEDIPMLMQEMKSRWLSKEEQLNTLITGSGDSFAAVMLAERLSGFRIQCIDPFELLSMIASRRILYIVSVSGSTRAVLDAMDRAHRHGMKVVAITANAESKLARGADSTILIRFKRTGMLTAGSIGFTASLVASASLAVNMDDVSVDVKDVFSKASDDAGGIVLAEHNYIVGDVLTYPLAVYGSAKLYEVLGARASYCRLEQFCHMEVFSLKEGDKVLILSSEEKARMLADGLRSNGIDATLLEYCNNEDRCNGRYEDETLSRLLYYTFLLQITVLNNAKRLGLRECAFVNHRLLGLSSSLIY
- the gatB gene encoding Asp-tRNA(Asn)/Glu-tRNA(Gln) amidotransferase subunit GatB gives rise to the protein MTQSADKVMIGLEIHCQLTALKSKLFCPCPADYRGKEPNVNVCPICLGMPGTLPLLNRRAVEYAVMLAFALNCKIASRIAFYRKNYFYPDLPKNFQITQYNAYEQASVGADGYMELDDPSSSDGIGKVIRIRRIQLEEDPGRLVYDGSIGTSNYALVDYNRAGVALVEIVTEPDFNAPNEVRLFLNRLASILEHLGICNPALDGAVRCDANVSIGGHARVEIKNINSFRDVERAIAFEIARQRSLTARGIEVRSETRHWDDARRITVQARVKEEEEDYRYFPEPDIPSMVLSSSDLDAIRAGMPELPHARIERFVRVYALARDTAKILVGEKYIADLFEESIKYYGNARSIANWIVTDLKGYLERYGGSNSSNDGSNNNNSSRKSSDGSDNSSNVNYAGILTRITPKHIAELAVLVDSGKINRTMAKQIMQKMISTGMLPSTIIQGMDDVDMLSNRDELAGIVDRVMEEERKAVMDAISNEKTLNYLLGKVMKYSKGRADPKLVLSILKERIVNLRSNQ